A stretch of Nonomuraea africana DNA encodes these proteins:
- a CDS encoding CaiB/BaiF CoA transferase family protein, whose amino-acid sequence MTSLADIRVIDAATLFAGPSAAMMLGDFGADVIKIEHPRRGDPSRGHGAAKDGVGLWWKSLSRNKRAAAVDLSRAEGQEILRRLARESDVLVENFRPGTLERWGLAPDDLLALNPRLIVARMTGFGQVGPMARQPGFGTLAEAMSGFAAMTGQPDGPPTLPPLALADGIAGLAMSYAIMVALHARERTGRGQVVDMAIIEPILGLLGPQMTAYKALGVVPRRTGNRSSSNAPRNTYRTRDGRWLAVSTSAQTIAERVVTLVGRPDLVEQPWFSSGAGRVRHVEELDEAVGSWIAERDAEEVIARFEEAQAAIAPIYDVKDIAEDAQYQALNTFVELPDEELGTVTVQNVLFRLSETPGEVRWAGRALGRDTDEVLGELDYTPEQIKQLREDGVIA is encoded by the coding sequence ATGACGAGTCTTGCCGATATCCGCGTGATCGACGCGGCGACGTTGTTCGCCGGGCCGTCCGCCGCGATGATGCTGGGCGACTTCGGCGCCGACGTCATCAAGATCGAGCACCCCAGGCGCGGTGACCCTTCGCGCGGTCACGGGGCCGCCAAGGACGGGGTCGGCCTGTGGTGGAAGTCGCTCTCGCGCAACAAGCGGGCCGCCGCCGTCGACCTGTCCAGGGCCGAGGGCCAGGAGATCCTGCGCCGCCTGGCGCGGGAGTCCGACGTGCTGGTGGAGAACTTCAGGCCCGGCACGCTGGAGCGCTGGGGTCTGGCGCCCGACGACCTGCTGGCGCTCAACCCGCGCCTGATCGTGGCGAGGATGACAGGGTTCGGGCAGGTCGGGCCGATGGCCAGGCAGCCAGGGTTCGGCACGCTGGCCGAGGCGATGAGCGGATTCGCCGCGATGACCGGCCAGCCCGACGGCCCGCCGACGCTGCCGCCGCTCGCGCTGGCCGACGGCATCGCGGGACTGGCGATGTCCTACGCCATCATGGTCGCCCTGCACGCGCGCGAGCGGACCGGCCGCGGCCAGGTCGTCGACATGGCGATCATCGAGCCGATCCTGGGCCTGCTCGGACCGCAGATGACGGCCTACAAGGCGCTCGGGGTGGTGCCGCGGCGCACGGGCAACCGATCGAGCAGCAACGCCCCGCGCAACACCTACCGCACCAGAGACGGCCGCTGGCTGGCCGTCTCCACCAGCGCGCAGACCATCGCCGAGCGCGTGGTCACCCTGGTGGGCAGGCCCGACCTGGTCGAGCAGCCGTGGTTCTCCAGCGGCGCGGGCCGGGTGCGGCACGTGGAGGAGCTGGACGAGGCGGTCGGCTCGTGGATCGCCGAGCGCGACGCGGAGGAGGTCATCGCCCGCTTCGAGGAGGCACAGGCGGCGATCGCCCCGATCTACGATGTGAAGGACATCGCCGAGGACGCCCAGTACCAGGCGCTGAACACCTTCGTCGAGCTGCCCGACGAGGAACTGGGCACGGTGACCGTCCAGAACGTGCTGTTCAGGCTGTCGGAGACGCCGGGCGAGGTGCGCTGGGCCGGACGCGCGCTCGGCCGCGACACCGACGAGGTGCTCGGCGAGCTCGACTACACCCCCGAGCAGATCAAGCAACTGCGCGAGGACGGGGTGATCGCGTGA
- a CDS encoding ABC transporter permease, with protein sequence MLIRPELGAVVGAVVVFAFFATQSEVFRSVAGIANWLDPAATLGIMAVAIALLMIGGEFDLSAGVLTGTTGLVLVTLATRFGLNVWLAMLAGLAVALAVGFVNGLIVTRTRLPSFIVTLGTFLMLQGVNLGVTKTLTGTVQVAGLRRADGYESARTVFGGTVGDSGFRVAIIWWVLVTVVATWVLMRSRAGNWIFAVGGNEQAARAVGVPAARTKIALFMTTAVAAWLVGSILALRYTSVQASSGIGQEFIYIIAAVIGGCLLTGGYGSAIGASIGAVIFGMADKGIVFLGWDADWFKFFLGAMLLLATLANRLVRRYAEEVKH encoded by the coding sequence ATGCTGATCAGGCCGGAGCTGGGCGCGGTCGTCGGCGCGGTGGTGGTCTTCGCCTTCTTCGCGACCCAGTCGGAGGTCTTCCGCTCGGTCGCGGGCATCGCCAACTGGCTCGACCCGGCCGCCACCCTCGGCATCATGGCGGTGGCGATCGCGCTGCTGATGATCGGCGGCGAGTTCGACCTGTCGGCGGGCGTGCTGACCGGCACCACGGGGCTGGTGCTGGTCACGCTCGCCACCAGATTCGGGCTGAACGTATGGCTGGCGATGCTGGCGGGTCTCGCGGTGGCGCTGGCCGTCGGGTTCGTCAACGGCCTCATCGTGACCAGGACCAGGCTGCCCAGCTTCATCGTCACGCTGGGCACCTTCCTCATGCTGCAGGGCGTCAACCTGGGCGTGACCAAGACCCTCACCGGCACCGTCCAGGTGGCGGGCCTGCGCAGGGCGGACGGTTACGAGTCGGCCAGGACGGTCTTCGGCGGCACCGTCGGCGACAGCGGGTTCAGGGTGGCGATCATCTGGTGGGTGCTGGTGACGGTGGTGGCCACCTGGGTGCTGATGCGCTCGCGGGCAGGTAACTGGATCTTCGCCGTCGGCGGCAACGAGCAGGCGGCCCGCGCGGTCGGGGTGCCGGCCGCGCGCACCAAGATCGCCCTGTTCATGACCACGGCGGTCGCGGCCTGGCTGGTCGGCTCGATCCTGGCGCTGCGCTACACCTCGGTGCAGGCCAGCTCGGGCATCGGCCAGGAGTTCATCTACATCATCGCCGCCGTCATCGGCGGCTGCCTGCTCACCGGCGGGTACGGCTCGGCGATCGGCGCCTCCATCGGCGCGGTCATCTTCGGCATGGCCGACAAGGGCATCGTCTTCCTCGGCTGGGACGCCGACTGGTTCAAGTTCTTCCTGGGCGCGATGCTGCTGCTGGCCACGCTCGCCAACCGCCTGGTCCGCCGCTACGCCGAAGAGGTGAAGCATTGA
- a CDS encoding TetR/AcrR family transcriptional regulator, with the protein MTATPMSGRRAQAARNDEAILQAARAVFTADPGAPISAVADRAGVGISALYRRYGSKEALLRKLCADGLELYIAASEKSLAMADDPWEAFATYMRDIVDADSSSLTIALAGTFQPTEELYHLSTRASQLAVEVHDRAVTAGVLRPDVTVADIALLFEQFASIKLGDERRTTELRHRYLTLVLDSLRHPPAHRPLPGPPPTDEELERRWTPSS; encoded by the coding sequence ATGACCGCCACACCCATGAGCGGCCGCCGAGCCCAGGCCGCCCGCAACGACGAAGCCATCCTCCAGGCGGCGAGAGCCGTCTTCACCGCCGACCCAGGTGCGCCGATCTCGGCGGTCGCCGACCGCGCCGGAGTCGGCATCAGCGCGCTCTACCGCCGCTACGGCAGCAAGGAGGCGCTGCTGCGCAAGCTCTGCGCCGACGGACTCGAGCTCTACATCGCCGCCTCGGAGAAGTCACTGGCCATGGCGGACGACCCATGGGAGGCGTTCGCGACCTACATGCGCGACATCGTCGACGCCGACTCCAGCTCCCTCACCATCGCGCTGGCCGGCACCTTCCAGCCCACCGAGGAGCTCTACCACCTCTCCACGCGCGCCTCCCAGCTGGCCGTCGAGGTCCACGACCGCGCGGTGACCGCAGGCGTCCTGCGCCCCGACGTCACCGTGGCCGACATCGCGCTGCTGTTCGAGCAGTTCGCCTCCATCAAGCTCGGCGACGAGCGGCGCACGACCGAGCTGCGGCACCGCTACCTGACGCTGGTGCTCGACTCCCTGCGCCACCCACCTGCCCACCGCCCGCTGCCCGGCCCCCCACCCACCGACGAGGAGCTGGAACGGCGCTGGACGCCGAGCTCCTGA
- a CDS encoding ATP-binding cassette domain-containing protein: MILQTRDIGKSFGSVLALRGVSMGVAAGQVTCVLGDNGAGKSTLIKILAGVHQHDSGELLVDGAPVRLSSPREALDRGIATVYQDLAMIPLMSVWRNFFLGSEPVKSLGRFDVARARRVARDELRAMGIDIRDVDQPVGTLSGGERQSVAIARAVYFGARVLILDEPTSALGVKQAGVVLRYIARARDRGLGVVFITHNPHHAYPVGDRFLLLNRGASVGEYAKGDVTRQELTALMAGGSELEQLEHELRRSD; this comes from the coding sequence TTGATCCTCCAGACCAGGGACATCGGCAAGTCCTTCGGCAGCGTCCTGGCCCTGCGCGGGGTGTCCATGGGCGTGGCGGCAGGTCAGGTGACCTGCGTTCTCGGCGACAACGGCGCGGGCAAGTCGACGCTCATCAAGATCCTGGCGGGGGTGCACCAGCACGACTCGGGCGAGCTGCTCGTCGACGGCGCGCCCGTGCGCCTGTCGAGCCCGCGCGAGGCGCTGGACAGGGGCATCGCCACTGTCTACCAGGACCTGGCGATGATCCCGCTCATGTCGGTGTGGCGGAACTTCTTCCTCGGCTCCGAGCCGGTCAAGTCCCTGGGGCGGTTCGACGTCGCGCGCGCCCGCCGCGTCGCCCGCGACGAGCTGCGCGCGATGGGCATCGACATCCGCGACGTCGACCAGCCGGTCGGCACGCTGTCGGGCGGCGAGCGCCAATCGGTGGCCATCGCCAGGGCGGTGTACTTCGGCGCCAGGGTGCTCATCCTCGACGAGCCCACCTCCGCGCTCGGCGTCAAGCAGGCGGGGGTGGTGCTGCGTTACATCGCCAGGGCCCGCGACCGGGGTCTCGGCGTGGTGTTCATCACCCACAACCCCCACCACGCCTACCCGGTCGGCGACAGGTTCCTGCTGCTCAACAGGGGGGCCAGTGTCGGGGAGTACGCCAAGGGCGACGTCACCCGCCAGGAGCTGACCGCGTTGATGGCGGGCGGCTCGGAGCTGGAGCAGCTGGAGCACGAGCTCAGGCGGAGTGATTAA
- a CDS encoding nuclear transport factor 2 family protein: MMTRQAVWAVVTGMYDAYARGDRAGIDRLLHPEATIFDSAAPGLITSRAQLDKVRDARPTDGPAETGLRAYDEVVDVWGDTALARYLLRVDYATGEFEVVRTTTVLRRTDGEWLIVHVHENTL, translated from the coding sequence ATGATGACGCGCCAGGCAGTGTGGGCGGTTGTGACCGGCATGTACGACGCCTACGCCAGGGGGGACAGGGCGGGCATCGACCGCCTGCTGCACCCGGAGGCCACGATCTTCGACTCGGCGGCCCCCGGCCTGATCACCAGCAGGGCGCAGCTGGACAAGGTGCGAGACGCCAGGCCGACGGACGGCCCGGCCGAGACCGGCCTGCGCGCCTACGACGAGGTCGTGGACGTGTGGGGCGACACCGCGCTGGCCCGCTACCTGCTGCGCGTGGACTACGCCACGGGTGAGTTCGAGGTCGTGCGGACCACCACCGTGCTGCGCCGTACCGACGGCGAGTGGCTCATCGTGCACGTGCACGAGAACACCCTCTGA
- a CDS encoding UDP-N-acetylmuramoyl-tripeptide--D-alanyl-D-alanine ligase yields MIPMTLNEIAQVVGASLHDVRDPQALVTAPSAVDSREVVPGGLFAATVGVNVDGHDYAAGAIAGGAVAVLASRPVGVPALVVEDVQLALGLLARHLLGHISPTVIGLTGSVGKTTTKDLLAQMLERHAATVATDRSFNNELGLPLTVLRADATTRYLVLEMGAGRKGDLTYLTRLAPPRVGLVLNVGTAHVERMGVGPADVAEAKGELVEALPADGFALLNADDPYVMGMAGRTRAQVLLYGGSSEAPVRAEDVRMDDRARTAFELVTPSGRAPVELDLIGEHQVSNALAAAAVATVLGLGVAEIADGLNAARRRSAGRLEIVERPDGITLVNDAYNANPESMRAGLRAVKALAGTRRTVAVLGAMGQQADASRARHAEMGRLVADLRFDVLIAVGAGDPLTMAEAAESSNQGVAVHTVEDVTEAIRLATALLEPGDVVFVKASSEIGLSACARALAGA; encoded by the coding sequence ATGATCCCCATGACGCTGAACGAGATCGCGCAGGTCGTCGGCGCAAGCCTGCATGACGTGCGCGACCCGCAGGCGCTGGTGACGGCGCCCTCGGCGGTCGACTCGCGCGAGGTGGTGCCTGGCGGCCTGTTCGCCGCGACGGTCGGCGTCAACGTCGACGGTCACGACTACGCGGCCGGTGCCATCGCGGGCGGCGCCGTCGCCGTGCTGGCCTCCCGGCCCGTCGGCGTGCCCGCCCTCGTGGTCGAGGACGTCCAGCTCGCGCTCGGCCTGCTGGCCAGGCACCTGCTCGGACACATCAGCCCGACCGTGATCGGCCTGACCGGCTCCGTGGGCAAAACCACGACCAAGGACCTGCTGGCCCAGATGCTCGAACGGCACGCGGCGACGGTCGCCACCGACAGGTCGTTCAACAACGAGCTCGGGCTGCCGCTCACCGTGCTGCGTGCCGATGCCACCACCCGATACCTGGTGCTGGAAATGGGTGCAGGCCGGAAGGGCGACCTGACGTATCTGACCAGGCTCGCACCGCCCCGGGTCGGGCTGGTGCTCAATGTCGGCACCGCACACGTGGAGCGTATGGGAGTCGGGCCGGCCGACGTGGCCGAGGCCAAAGGCGAGCTGGTCGAGGCACTTCCGGCGGACGGATTCGCCCTGCTCAACGCCGACGACCCGTACGTCATGGGCATGGCCGGCCGCACCAGGGCCCAGGTCCTGTTGTACGGCGGGTCGTCGGAGGCGCCGGTGCGAGCCGAAGACGTGCGGATGGACGACCGGGCGCGCACCGCGTTCGAGCTGGTGACGCCCTCCGGCCGCGCCCCGGTCGAGCTCGACCTCATAGGCGAGCACCAGGTGAGCAACGCCCTGGCCGCCGCCGCCGTCGCCACCGTACTCGGCCTTGGTGTGGCCGAGATCGCCGATGGGCTGAACGCCGCACGGCGGCGCTCCGCGGGCCGGCTGGAGATCGTCGAACGACCTGACGGCATCACCCTCGTCAACGACGCCTACAACGCCAATCCCGAATCCATGCGGGCCGGGCTACGGGCGGTGAAGGCCCTGGCCGGCACCCGTCGTACCGTCGCCGTGCTCGGCGCGATGGGGCAGCAGGCGGACGCCTCCCGCGCCCGACACGCGGAGATGGGCCGGCTCGTCGCCGACCTCCGCTTCGACGTGCTGATCGCGGTCGGAGCAGGGGATCCGCTCACGATGGCGGAGGCAGCGGAGTCCTCGAACCAGGGCGTGGCCGTCCACACCGTCGAGGACGTAACCGAAGCCATCAGGCTGGCCACCGCGCTTCTCGAACCGGGAGACG
- a CDS encoding sugar ABC transporter substrate-binding protein: MKRTPIVLALAGALALAGCSGGGAGQSAPATAPSASAPPAAAPAGGGTFAVITHAAPGDAFWDVVKNGAEAAGKQYGASVTYQGDGDAGKQSQLIDQAVTQKVDGIVVSMANPDALKESIGKAVAAKIPVITINSGLERSKEFGALTHVGQSEDVAGRGAGEQLKAAGVTKLLCVIHEAGNVGLDQRCKGAEETLGGAVERLQVDVSNLADVSSKVTAKIQSDQAINGVLALNPAVAIAARDALKDAGSQAKLGTFDLSGDVVTAIKDGEVLFAVDQQQYLQGWLPITFLHLYRSNLNTVGGGLPVNTGPGFVTKDNAEQVAKLAESGTR, translated from the coding sequence ATGAAACGTACCCCGATCGTGCTGGCCCTGGCAGGTGCGCTGGCCCTGGCGGGCTGCTCAGGCGGTGGCGCGGGACAGTCCGCCCCCGCCACGGCCCCCAGCGCTTCCGCGCCGCCCGCGGCGGCCCCGGCGGGCGGCGGCACCTTCGCCGTCATCACCCACGCCGCCCCCGGCGACGCCTTCTGGGACGTGGTCAAGAACGGCGCGGAGGCCGCGGGCAAGCAGTACGGCGCGAGCGTCACCTACCAGGGCGACGGTGACGCGGGCAAGCAGTCCCAGCTCATCGACCAGGCGGTCACGCAGAAGGTGGACGGGATCGTGGTCTCCATGGCCAATCCCGACGCGCTGAAGGAGTCGATCGGCAAGGCCGTCGCCGCCAAGATCCCGGTGATCACCATCAACTCCGGCCTCGAACGCTCGAAGGAGTTCGGCGCGCTCACCCATGTCGGCCAGTCGGAGGACGTGGCCGGGCGCGGCGCGGGCGAGCAGCTCAAGGCGGCGGGCGTCACCAAGCTGCTGTGCGTCATCCACGAGGCCGGCAACGTCGGCCTCGACCAGCGGTGCAAGGGCGCCGAGGAGACGCTGGGCGGTGCGGTCGAGCGGCTGCAGGTCGACGTCAGCAACCTGGCCGACGTCAGCTCCAAGGTGACCGCGAAGATCCAGTCGGACCAGGCGATCAACGGCGTGCTGGCGCTGAACCCGGCCGTCGCCATCGCGGCGAGGGACGCGCTGAAGGACGCCGGCTCGCAGGCCAAGCTGGGCACCTTCGACCTGTCCGGCGACGTGGTGACGGCCATCAAGGACGGCGAGGTGCTGTTCGCCGTCGACCAGCAGCAGTACCTGCAGGGCTGGCTGCCGATCACCTTCCTGCACCTTTACAGGTCGAACCTCAACACCGTCGGCGGCGGGCTGCCGGTCAACACCGGCCCCGGGTTCGTGACCAAGGACAACGCCGAGCAGGTCGCCAAGCTCGCAGAGAGCGGCACCAGGTGA
- a CDS encoding polysaccharide deacetylase family protein: protein MVRWRALVPVVAAVVVTGLGAAPAAHAEAGEKVVHLTFDDGPSAHTPRVLEILREHGVRATFFQLGANIRENRALTRKVFEQGHSVQNHTWSHPDVRRLSWPAFRRQVLDTDAEIRRQTGYTPQCLRPPYGAVDKRARKRAAALGKQVRLWTVDPRDWGRPGSKAIAKRVLAHVRPGGIVLLHDGGGDRRQTVAALPKIIKTLKARGYSFHRLWCG, encoded by the coding sequence ATGGTTCGCTGGCGCGCGCTGGTTCCGGTCGTGGCCGCCGTCGTGGTGACGGGACTGGGAGCGGCTCCCGCCGCTCACGCGGAGGCGGGGGAGAAGGTGGTCCATCTGACCTTCGACGACGGGCCGTCGGCGCACACGCCGCGGGTGCTCGAGATCCTCCGCGAGCACGGCGTGCGCGCCACGTTCTTCCAGCTGGGCGCCAACATCAGGGAGAACAGGGCGCTGACCAGGAAGGTGTTCGAGCAGGGCCACAGCGTCCAGAACCACACCTGGTCGCATCCCGACGTGCGCCGCCTGTCGTGGCCGGCCTTCAGGCGGCAGGTGCTCGACACCGACGCCGAGATCAGGAGGCAGACCGGGTACACGCCGCAGTGCCTGCGCCCGCCGTACGGGGCGGTGGACAAGCGGGCCCGCAAGCGCGCGGCGGCGCTGGGCAAGCAGGTGCGGCTGTGGACGGTGGACCCGCGCGACTGGGGCAGGCCCGGCTCGAAGGCGATCGCCAAGCGGGTGCTCGCGCACGTCAGGCCGGGCGGGATCGTGCTGCTGCACGACGGCGGCGGCGACAGGAGGCAGACCGTCGCCGCGCTACCCAAGATCATCAAGACGCTGAAGGCGCGCGGCTACTCCTTCCATCGCCTGTGGTGCGGCTGA
- a CDS encoding D-alanine--D-alanine ligase family protein, whose protein sequence is MTERMRVAVLAGGPSAEHEVSLQSAQAVLDALPRDLYEPVAVIIDRQGRWPVELRRDLADVVFPVLHGPFGEDGVVQGHLETLGIPYVGCGVLASAVAMNKVAMRRTFLAENIPVTPHVWFTEHEWHTTTDRWGLVKSLDWPMYVKPASMGSSIGISRVTSMEELRAGVDLALAYDRVVIVEQEVTAREVICGVLGGYDTPDASVPGELIVPGDWLDYEAKYLSQAEIAIIPAELPERVAEDVRELALRAFRAIGGYGLSRVDFLYEEDTGRLYVLEINTMPGFTSRSVYARAWAASGVPYPDLLRRLIDLAFARSGS, encoded by the coding sequence GTGACTGAACGCATGCGCGTGGCTGTGCTGGCAGGTGGGCCGTCCGCCGAGCACGAGGTGTCGCTGCAGTCGGCGCAGGCTGTGCTCGATGCTCTGCCGAGGGATCTGTACGAGCCCGTCGCCGTCATCATCGACCGGCAGGGTAGGTGGCCGGTGGAGCTGCGACGCGATCTGGCGGACGTGGTCTTCCCTGTGCTGCACGGGCCGTTCGGCGAGGACGGCGTCGTCCAGGGTCACCTGGAGACGTTGGGCATCCCGTACGTGGGCTGCGGCGTCCTGGCCTCGGCCGTGGCCATGAACAAGGTCGCCATGCGGCGCACGTTCCTGGCGGAGAACATTCCCGTCACCCCGCATGTGTGGTTCACCGAGCACGAATGGCACACCACCACCGACCGCTGGGGTCTGGTGAAGTCGCTCGACTGGCCGATGTACGTCAAACCGGCCAGCATGGGCTCCTCCATCGGCATCTCACGTGTCACCTCCATGGAGGAGCTGCGCGCGGGCGTAGATCTGGCGCTCGCCTACGACCGGGTGGTCATCGTCGAGCAGGAGGTGACCGCGCGCGAGGTCATCTGCGGCGTGCTCGGCGGCTATGACACTCCGGACGCTTCGGTGCCCGGCGAGCTCATCGTGCCCGGCGACTGGCTGGACTATGAGGCCAAGTACCTCAGCCAGGCCGAGATCGCCATCATCCCTGCCGAGCTGCCGGAACGGGTGGCCGAGGACGTGCGCGAGCTGGCCCTGCGTGCCTTCCGGGCGATCGGTGGCTACGGCCTGTCCCGTGTCGACTTCCTCTATGAAGAGGACACGGGACGCCTGTACGTGTTGGAGATCAACACCATGCCCGGTTTCACCTCCCGTTCCGTCTACGCCAGGGCCTGGGCCGCAAGCGGTGTCCCGTACCCGGACCTGCTGCGCCGCCTCATCGACCTCGCCTTCGCCAGGAGCGGCTCATGA
- a CDS encoding GntR family transcriptional regulator, producing the protein MSKADYAYEVLREEIRTGRIPGGTALRAAAVADRLGVSVTPVREALRRLEKDRLISYETHHGATVVDLGDEALAEFYGVRAVVEGLGARLAAARVGAADLAGLRELHASMTEAAAAGRLDELGAGSEEFHLRIADIGGPAFLGQHARAVRASFPVPPSASLWLDPEVAARQLEAHERILRALEEGDGATAERIMIEHVEAGATHRREQGTPPG; encoded by the coding sequence ATGAGCAAAGCGGACTACGCGTACGAGGTGCTGCGGGAGGAGATCAGGACCGGCCGAATCCCCGGCGGCACCGCCCTGCGCGCCGCGGCGGTCGCCGACCGGCTCGGCGTGTCGGTCACCCCCGTCCGCGAGGCCCTGCGCCGCCTGGAGAAGGACCGGCTGATCAGCTACGAGACGCATCACGGGGCGACCGTGGTCGACCTGGGAGACGAGGCGCTGGCCGAGTTCTACGGGGTGCGCGCGGTCGTCGAGGGCCTGGGCGCGCGGCTGGCCGCCGCCCGCGTCGGCGCGGCCGATCTGGCGGGCCTGCGCGAGCTGCACGCCTCGATGACCGAGGCCGCGGCGGCGGGCCGGCTGGACGAGCTGGGCGCCGGGTCGGAGGAGTTCCACCTGCGCATCGCCGACATCGGCGGGCCCGCCTTCCTCGGCCAGCACGCCCGGGCGGTGCGGGCCAGCTTCCCCGTGCCGCCCTCCGCCTCGCTCTGGCTCGACCCCGAGGTGGCCGCGCGGCAGCTGGAGGCGCACGAGCGGATCCTGCGGGCGCTGGAGGAGGGCGACGGGGCGACCGCCGAACGGATCATGATCGAGCACGTCGAGGCGGGCGCGACGCACCGGCGCGAGCAGGGCACGCCGCCGGGCTGA
- a CDS encoding HpcH/HpaI aldolase/citrate lyase family protein produces the protein MNLTWLYVPGDRPERFDKAVASGADVVIIDLEDAVAPSRKEEARRHVRAYLRGGAPAVHVRINDPATDQGRLDLRALEGIPLAGVRVPKVDSPAAVDLVDLDAPVHALLESAAGVVNAMAIAAHPRVAGVALGEQDLIAQLSITDEGALDQLRVGAVLAAAAAGLPPVPMSVYANVADDAGLLASTRRGRGLGLFGRTAIHPRQLPVIREAFRPSEEEVAGARQVVAAAEAAGDVGAVALRDGRFVDAPVIARARRTLALADRLSS, from the coding sequence GTGAACCTCACGTGGCTGTACGTGCCGGGGGACCGGCCCGAGCGGTTCGACAAGGCCGTGGCGTCCGGCGCGGACGTGGTGATCATCGATCTGGAGGACGCGGTCGCTCCCTCGCGCAAGGAGGAGGCCAGGCGCCACGTGCGCGCCTACCTGCGCGGCGGGGCGCCTGCCGTCCATGTGCGGATCAACGACCCCGCCACCGACCAGGGGCGGCTCGACCTGCGGGCGCTGGAGGGGATCCCGCTGGCGGGCGTGCGGGTGCCGAAGGTGGACTCGCCCGCCGCGGTGGACCTGGTGGACCTCGACGCGCCCGTCCACGCCCTACTGGAGTCGGCGGCAGGGGTGGTCAACGCGATGGCGATCGCGGCGCATCCCCGGGTGGCGGGCGTGGCGCTGGGCGAGCAGGATCTGATCGCCCAGCTGTCCATCACCGACGAGGGCGCGCTCGACCAGCTGCGCGTCGGGGCGGTGCTGGCCGCGGCAGCGGCGGGGCTGCCGCCGGTGCCGATGTCGGTCTACGCCAACGTCGCCGACGACGCGGGGCTGCTGGCCTCGACCAGGCGTGGGCGCGGGCTGGGGCTGTTCGGGCGCACGGCGATCCATCCGCGGCAGCTGCCGGTGATCCGCGAGGCGTTCCGGCCGTCGGAGGAGGAGGTGGCGGGCGCGCGGCAGGTCGTGGCGGCCGCCGAGGCCGCCGGTGACGTGGGCGCGGTCGCGTTGCGGGACGGACGGTTCGTGGACGCGCCGGTCATCGCGAGAGCGCGCCGCACGCTGGCGCTGGCCGACCGGCTCTCTTCCTGA